From Serratia fonticola:
CGGTCCGTGACTGGGAGACGGCCTATCGCTGATTGGCGGCAGTTTATTACGACATGTTGACAGTTATTTTGCGACGCGTGAGGAGATATTTTATGCCCGATATAGGGATGACTTTATTTTTTTCACGAAAACGCGTTGGCATTTACGCAAGGCAATCAAGCGACTGCATGAATTTTTTGATTTGGGTGGATTTGAAACACACCCGGATAAAACGCAATTGGGGAGAATTGAACATGGCTTTGACTGGCTGGGGCTCTGGTATGCCCCCGAAGGGCCCCGGATAGCGCCGAGGGCCATAGAGAACCATCGGGCACATATTGCGCGGCTTTATGAGCGGGCACACAGGCGGAAACTGTCGACGGCAGAGACCGAGCTGCGTGTGCGGGAATATGAGGCTCGGTGGATGACATGGGCAAAGCACCTTTTGCGAAACGGAGGGTGATTGCCTGCTATATGAAACATCAAAAAAGAACGGTACGATATGAAATCCATACTACTTGCGCTGATCCTGCTTGGCGTCTCTCAACAATGCCTGAGTGTGTTGTTTCCTGTCTTGACCAATCCCCGAATAACGCGTTGTATAGATTTTTCGGCTGGTGGTCCGTGGATTACTTGTGGTGGGGATGTGTTTTACGCGGCTGACGGCACGGCTCTCGTCGATATTGTACCCGTAGACCGCCCTAATCGGTGGAATGGCACTACCCTCCGAGCTTATACTGTGCATTGTAATAAGGGGACCACCCACCCTTCTGACCCCCGACAGCCGTTTACTGAATGCAACTTCCGGGGGGGGGACTTCCATTCTCCCGTGCTGTCAAACTGTCGCCTTGTGTCGGTATGGGAGTGGGACCTTACACCGGACTCAACCTGTGGTCTCACTACGACTTGGGGTCCTCACAGTGGGGCCGGCCCCGGCGGCGAATGTGTTGTCTTCGTCCAGTCAACCGCCGACCTTGTCACAGGGACGTTACACACCATCTACGGTATTGTCACAGCTGAACAGATTGCTAATAGTGGGAGCTTGTTCTGTCAAAAACCGTTGCCGCCCTCAGTGACCTGTGACGTCTTGCTACCCGCTACGATCGACCACGGTACCGTCGGTCCTGATTCTAGTAGCTCTATCAGCGTTAGTGGGCAGGTTTCATGTGGGGACAACCCCCGCATCGGGATCCTTGGTGGTGGTCGACTGAACCTTGCGCCTGGGGTGACAACCGTCCTCACTGCCCGTTCGATTGGGCCGGATCAGATCCAAATAACCTCTGACCTCGTCACGCAAGGCGGGGCAATCGGGGATCACAGTGCGTCGACAGTGATTATCGTCTCGCCGTACTGAACATCACCGACCTCCCCGTCTACCATAAGATGTGGTACTGGGAGTGGCCGAACACTCACGTGAGTCCCATCGCTGGACCCGGGTGTCACTCGTGGGTGGGAGGGGGCAGTGGTAAGGTATGTACATCCGACGTAACGGACGGAAAGACCAAGGGAAATCGCCAAATTAATGACGGCCATAATGTTCTTTAATTAATGCGGTATGCCCTCTTCGGGTAGTGTCCCGTTCAGCATGGCGAGAGAGTATTTACAAGCGGTGGTTTGGGTTGCTCGGCGACAAATCGCTCAACACCTGGCAGGATCTGGGTTTAATCCGTCAAAAAAGGTACCAGAAAACGGGCTGTTGTGAGCTGACGCGCCATTACCAGACGGATATGCTTTCCCCGTCGTAGGATAATGAAAGCAGGGTCGCACTCCTCAAGATGAAAATAGCGGGCCAGTTGCACGTCATTGGGTTCTGCAACGTCAGTGATCAGAAAATCGAAGGACATACCGGCCTCCCTGCCTGACGGCTATTTGTTAACAACTCTGCAGTCGTCCGAAATGTTATAAATGATCAGACAGCGTGCGTCGGTCATAGGCGCTGTCTATTTAATCGTTGATTGTCGTAGGAGCAAAGCTTCGGCATGCAGCCGAAACGGGGGAGGCTTATGCGGAATTTGGCAGGCTTTACACCCTTAAAAAAATATTCGGCACGCTGAAATAACCTACCGGGCGTAATGCGTGGTGATCGCTGAAACCATCCGCTTACTTCACCCAGTCCTCCAGCTTCAGGTCCGGTACCCGAGCAAATTCCCGCGTATTATTCGTCACCAGTATGGCGTCTGCCGCAATGGCATGCCCGGCAATCGCCGTGTCGTTGGGACCGATGGGGGTCCCGGCTGCAGACAGTGCCGCCTCAACTTCCGTAGTGGCGTCCACCGCCGCCCGGTCCCAGGCTATGACGGCATCCAGGCGGGCGCAGAATGCGTCAACCAGTTGCGCGTGGCGCAGGGAGGCCTTTTTTCCGATAGCGCCGAAGCGCATCTCGGATATGGTCGCACCCCTACGTTATGCGCCCGGTGAGGCATCCTGCTCTCTACCCATTACCCAGCGTAAAGGCCGGTTATACCGCGTCTGCCAGCCACCGATATTATCTTCCCCCTCGGCAAAATTGGCGATCTCGACCTCATTTTTTCCTCTGAACAAGTCAGCAAAATCAAGAGCCAGCGCCCGATCGTTGAAATTCTGCCGATCGTAATAGGCAATCATGATGCGTTTGTTTTCTGCCAGTGAATGCTTCGCTGGGAGGAGGCGGCCTTTCGGGGCAATCAGCAGCGCTCCAGAATAAAACTGCGGGTAATTGGCCATCAGATTAGCCGCGTGTAGCGCACCCTGCCCACGGGCGGTCAGGTAAACCTGTTGGAGATTAAGCTTCAGCTTGGGGCCCAGGTTTTCCAGGGTGCGTTGAATGGCGTTCTGGGTACTGGTAGAGCTGTAGTTAGACCAGCGAAAGCTCCCTTCCTCCAGCATCTGCGTGCCGTTTAGCTCAATATAGGCCACCCCGGCCTCGGCAAACAGCAACCGATCCTCTGGGATGATAGTGGCGGCTTTCCCGTAGGGATGAAGGTAGACGATGGTTGGCCAGCCTCCTGCCGGGGGCTCGCCACTCGGCACGGCATAGTGAGGTTTACCTTCAAACTTTGCGGCGTGTTGCTGATAGCGCGCTTTGGTGGTTGCCAGAATTGAACGGTAGGTGTCACTTTGCTGAATACTGCTGAACGAGTCGTCTTCCAGCAGATTGTAGTAATACCACAACCCTCGCTTGGCGCTAAGTTGCAGATAACGTTCGGCTAGCTCGGTCTGGCCCTGTTCGGCCGAGGAGGCAGCCAGTTGAAAGGGGGCCCAGATATTACGGCCATCTTCGCGCATCAGCGTCAGGTATAACGACGTAGCGCCGGCTTTTTTATCCTCCTGATTGTAGGAAGAGCGAGGTAATGGTTTACTCAGCGGGCTATGGATAGGCAGTTCTAGCGGCTCTTCTCCCTCAGGATAGAGCATGGGTGCAGCAAACAATGGACTGGTGGCAAAAGCCAAAAAGATGGCTAAAATAAAAAAAGGCATGATTTTATGACTTTGTTTTTCAATAATATTAATGAGAAAACGATTAAAAACGGCGCCTTCGACAGTGTTATCTCTGGGCGCCGCCTGGCAGCTTATTTTACGCGGCGGATATAGTCGCTGAATGCGGACAACTGGCCGGTCAGGAAATCCCGCGTGCCTTGGTCTACCAGTTCACCCGCCTGCTCATCAACCTTATTCTGTATCACTCCCCCCATAAACTCAGGTTTGTTGATCACCATGGCATCCAGGAACACCAGGATCTGGCGTAGGTGATATTGGCAACGTGCGCCGCCAATCGGCCCCATTGAGCTGGTCTGGATCGCCACCGGTTTGCCGGCCAGCGGTTGGTTAGGCAAACGGGACAGCCAGTCGATGGCGTTTTTCAGGCCACCTGGCACGGAGTAGTTATATTCTGGCGTTACGATGATCACGCCGTCAGCCTGGCGGATTTGTTCGGCAATGGCTTCTACCGTGGCCGGGAAACCCTCTTCTTGCTGGTGGTCTGCATCGTACAGTGGGATATCGCGGATGGAGGGAAGGGCTTCGATAGTGACACCCTGAGGAGCTAACTGAGGTAAAGCGCGTGCAACTATGGCGTTATAAGAGCCTTTACGTAGGCTCCCCAGTAGCGTGACGATCTTTAGTGCTTGCTCTGACATTTTGATTCTCCCTTTTCTGATGAACAGACTCAGCTTAGAACAACCAGCAGATAATAGGGCAAATAGGTGATGTATCCTAGGCAGAGTCTAAGTCTTTATCTGTTTTTACAATTCAAAGCAGTAAATCATGCGTTAAGAAAAGTTTTGTTTTGTATATTCCCCCGAAGACAGACGTTAAATCGGTGCTTTCAACGTGTAACAGAAGCGAGGCTGGTCAATTTCAAAAAGTGTGTGGAGGGAGGTGGGTTACTTGATGAAATTTCGTCGCATTTCTGTAAACCCTGGCTTTCGTCATATTGCCAGCAGATCAGCCTATCCAAGCCAGGCTGATGGGCGCAGGCCCAGCTGAGATACTCCCCTGCATCACTCATGACGTTCACGTTGGGCAAGGTGTTGCAGCGTAATTGGCCGGAAAAAGGGTGCAAATTCAGCAAACTTTGGCCGCTGTTACCCAAGCCGGCCAGTTTCAGCACGCATTGGCGGATGCTCCACAGCTGGGTTTCGGCTTCCAAGCGGTCGTTCTGCGCCGCAATCCACGCGTTCTCCGTGGTGCTGGAGTATTGATGAAGCAGGTTGTGGCTCCGTGCGCGCATCACCTCAATATCCAACCCGACCTTGCCCTCCAGGCTCAGTAGCACGCCTACGGTATTGCCAGCATAGGCGAGGCTGAAGTCAGGTAGATGGTGATCGGCAAAGCACGGGC
This genomic window contains:
- a CDS encoding NADPH-dependent FMN reductase, with amino-acid sequence MSEQALKIVTLLGSLRKGSYNAIVARALPQLAPQGVTIEALPSIRDIPLYDADHQQEEGFPATVEAIAEQIRQADGVIIVTPEYNYSVPGGLKNAIDWLSRLPNQPLAGKPVAIQTSSMGPIGGARCQYHLRQILVFLDAMVINKPEFMGGVIQNKVDEQAGELVDQGTRDFLTGQLSAFSDYIRRVK
- a CDS encoding 4'-phosphopantetheinyl transferase family protein, giving the protein MACHFIRWDAVAERLDTHRLPEDLIERTARFSVKRRRRFLQGRILLAEMIFYLYGIPVLPPIATAPTGRPCFADHHLPDFSLAYAGNTVGVLLSLEGKVGLDIEVMRARSHNLLHQYSSTTENAWIAAQNDRLEAETQLWSIRQCVLKLAGLGNSGQSLLNLHPFSGQLRCNTLPNVNVMSDAGEYLSWACAHQPGLDRLICWQYDESQGLQKCDEISSSNPPPSTHFLKLTSLASVTR